Proteins found in one Buchnera aphidicola (Hyadaphis tataricae) genomic segment:
- the hisA gene encoding 1-(5-phosphoribosyl)-5-[(5-phosphoribosylamino)methylideneamino]imidazole-4-carboxamide isomerase: MIIPAFDLINGKPVRLYQGNYLNQKDYNVNLRECLEEYKLKGIKIVHLVDLDGAKNSKNRQLNLLKKILSYGIIPIQIGGGIRNIEDIQNLLDCGATRVIIGSCAIKNKIQVKKWLDIYGPDRIVLALDVHINNNKKEIHINGWQKKTNYFLEDIIEYFSSSQLKHVLCTDISKDGTLSGPNFKLYQDLVKNFKNIKFQASGGVSVLNDIVSLKKTGVHNVIIGRSLLEKKFTIEDALKCWQNES; this comes from the coding sequence ATGATTATTCCTGCTTTTGATTTAATTAATGGAAAACCAGTTCGTTTATATCAGGGTAATTATCTTAATCAAAAAGATTATAATGTAAATTTACGCGAATGTTTAGAAGAGTATAAATTAAAGGGAATAAAAATAGTGCATCTAGTAGATTTAGATGGAGCAAAAAACAGCAAAAACAGACAGTTGAATTTATTAAAAAAAATACTATCGTATGGTATTATTCCTATACAAATTGGAGGTGGAATTAGAAATATAGAAGATATACAAAATCTTCTTGATTGTGGTGCTACTAGAGTCATCATTGGCTCTTGTGCTATAAAAAATAAAATTCAAGTGAAAAAATGGTTAGATATTTATGGTCCTGATAGAATCGTTTTAGCATTAGACGTACATATTAATAATAATAAAAAAGAGATTCATATTAATGGTTGGCAAAAGAAAACTAACTATTTTTTAGAAGACATTATTGAATATTTTTCGTCAAGTCAATTAAAACATGTATTATGCACGGACATATCTAAAGATGGTACTTTATCAGGTCCAAATTTTAAGCTATATCAAGATCTTGTTAAAAACTTTAAAAATATAAAATTTCAAGCTTCTGGTGGAGTGTCAGTATTAAACGATATTGTTTCTTTAAAAAAAACTGGAGTACACAATGTTATTATTGGTCGTAGTTTATTAGAAAAAAAATTTACTATAGAGGACGCATTAAAATGTTGGCAAAACGAATCATAG